In Calliopsis andreniformis isolate RMS-2024a chromosome 6, iyCalAndr_principal, whole genome shotgun sequence, the genomic window GTGATACCGTGTTTGGGCAGTTTAATTTTACACTATCGAAAGGCACTTTTTCTCTTTGCACAATGAAAGACAATACCGAAATTACGAAAACAGTAATAGAATTACAATTTGAACGAGTGAATTTGAGTTACGATTCAAGACCTCGGTCTGGATCTCACAAGTTTTCTATCAGTTTGGGTGCTTTATATTTACACGATTATCTCACCGAAAATTCTACTTTTCCAATTTTGGTGCAACCTCAAGTAGTTAACACAACGACTTCGCGTATTCGTAGTTCAACGGAAAAATTAACCAATCAATTGCCACAACATCTGTTTGAAATGATTTATGAAAAACGACCTCTTCACTTGACTGCTGATCATTCTTTGCACGTAAATTCAAGGTCATTGGATATCGTGTATAACCCCGCTGTAATATATTGGCTCATAGATTTTATGTGTAAGCCACATAGATCATCGTCTAATCAAAGATTGCAAGCTATGAAACGTAGAACACGAAGACAACTTATCAAAAATTGGGAACAGATTTTAGAAGGAGATTTTGTTTACCGTTCTTCGTGGGACTTACAGTTCAATATATCCGCACCGCAGATATTATTGGTAGAAAATTTTACAGATCCTAATGCAGCAGTTGTGGTCGTTGATTTTGGAAAACTTCATTTATCAAACAATATACAAAGTAATGAAGTTATTATGAAACCAGGTTCAGAAATCAATAGCGACGACGAGGAAGATGAAAGATTTGAAACGCCTTGCTCAACTCCACCTGGTAGTCAAGAGAATGGTTCTGTTCAAGATTTCCAAGCTATATCAGAGGCAGCGTTACATCAAAAATTGTATGATCATTACTCCATTGATTTGATCGATTTGCAAATTTTGGTAGGAAAGGTAAAAGATAATTGGAAACACGTACGAACTAGAGGCATGTCCAGCTTACATGTTTTGGAACGTTTCAATATATCATTGCAAATAGAACGGCGAGTGTTCACCACTTCGGATCCAAATTTTCCGTCTGTGACGGTATCGGGAAATTTGCCAAGATTAGTCGTACACGTCAACGAGCAAAAAGTTGAAGCAATCAGACTGATGTACAGTTTGCTTTCAAATTTTTCGCGGACTACTGGAATGTCCCAAACAGACATAGTCAACGTAGAACCCGAAAGtccaaagaaagaagaaaatgcaGATAAATGTTTGAGTCATGCGATAATGGTTCAATTTATAGTCGATCAAATGACCTTCGAATTACAATCTAGAGGTCGCAGTGTAGCTGAGCTACAAGTCTCTGGAGTTAGAGCAGCGTTCACTAAACGAACAGCTGACGTTAGTATTTCTTTATCGGTGCATGGTCTACTCCTTGTCGATGCTCTTCAGGAATTTGGGCCTGACTTTGAGTTACTAGTAGCTAGTCACAAACATGTAGGAATGGATAGCATCTCTGGAAGTTTAAGAGACTCGGAACCGACGTCACCTGTTTCACCAGTGTCTCCTGGATCTCCTGATTCTACAGTGCCAAGACGTTTGACTTCTCCAGTTGCATTAACCAATGCTTTATCTAACTTAGCGACTAAAGGGAAGAGTTTACAATCTCCTAGAAATAACTCATTTATTGAATTAGACAAGATGGATTCTGAAGCCTTAATCGTAGTTGAGCTAACGTTGGTATATGATACTCTAGAGAATTTAAGGGTTGCTAACATACAGTTTAACAATTTAGATATAATTGCTAATCAAGAAACGATAGTTGAATTGATGGGCTTTTTTAGAAGGATTTTTCCATTTCGAAAAATGCGACCGGGAATTATAGAACGACAAGAATCATTTTCAAGTTTAACGACAGAGTCAAAAGTTTCAACTAGAACAGAGATAACTTTCGATTTTCATAGATTAAATGTTTTACTTTTACGTGCAGTGATGCACGATAATCATTTAATAGGACACAAAATTGCTACAGCTACGATGTGTGATGCACGCATACAAGCGACGTTGTCAATAAATACGTCGATATCTGGCTCACTTGGAGGTTTACAAATATTAGATCAGACAGCAACTGGTAAAACGCACCAACGAGTTGTTAGTGTTGGACGAGATCCCATAGTAGATCCACCTCAACATCGATTGGAACACTTTACTAATTTATCCAATCAACTTGAAGCACTTCGATTTTCGGCAAATCGATGTACTAAGTCAAGCACACAACAACAGGATGGAATAGAAACTTTGGTTGACTTGACGATACGTATAGGCAGTGTATGGTATACCCATGCACCTCATTTGCTCTCTGAATTACGGTCGTGTGCCGATGAATTTAAGCAGTATTTGAGCAATCTTGCTCGGCAAATTAGTGCAGCAGCTACAGACATGGCTATTGGTCTTGTAAATGCAGAAGATTGGACGATACCACCACATAAACGCTTGCCAAGTCTATCAATAGATGTAGAAAATGCAGGGAGTTTATACTTGACGCTGGATATTGTTTTAGATAGTCCTGTATTGGTGATACCTCGATCATCCCAAAGTCGACAAGTGTTTGTTGCACATCTTGGTACTATGTCTTTGCAACACGAGCCTCATCTtagttcaagaacgaagtacaAGTTAACTTTAGAGGTTCGGGACATGAATTTATACTCTCTTGAAATATCGTCCAATCTTACTCAAGTTCACAATAATCTGCCTTTGAGAGCAGAAGAAATGTATTCTTGCAAGGAATCTGGCAAACCGATCTTACATGATACTGTTTTAAAAATTACAGTTGAAATTGAAAACACATTAGTGCAAAGTCCTAGTTTCTGTTTGGATAATGAATTTTCAAGTAACCCAATAGTTCAAGTTCATGGAGTAGTAATGACTCCCTTAAAAGTATCTTTATCTCGTGGACAGTACGAGCAACTGTTAGATACAATAAATAGATTGTTTTCAATGCCGATGTCAGTGCCAGTTGTTCAAAAGTCACAAGTAATAAACAAAGTGCACGAGAAGTTCGATCTTTCCATTAAAGTTCTATTCGAATTACCCACTTTAAGTGTAGAACTAAGACAAGGTCCCATGGAGCAACCATTAGTTGAATTGTCTATGCGAGATTTCGTTGCAAAATATGAAAAGTTACAAAAAAATGAATCAACGATTCAAGTATCTCTCCGTTCTCTTCTTATGGAAGATTTATTGTGTCCCGTTGGTTCACGACATCGTTGTATGATGCAATCCTCACCGCCAACTCGTGCTAAGCTTCTTGCTAGTGTTTCTAAGTCTTGCCCAGACTTGGCATTTATACGGCAATTTAGAAGTGAATTTGGACGAGGAAGTCTACCTGACAGGCTGGAGACTGACACATTATATGGAACAATTCCTGCTCATTGGCGTAGAAAACCAGTATCATTAGCAGATACTCCAAACACACCACCTCCATCACCGGGTGCATCTACAAGCGAAGAAAACTTGGTATTAATGAGCATCACGATAACCGAACCAGATCCTGATCAGTCCACGAAGGAACAGTTTCACCGAAAGAGTATAACTGTAGACTTTAATTGCTTGGATTTAGTGATAAGCGTTGAGTCTTGGATAGTGGTGTTTGACTTTTTCGGTTTTGCAGGACCTTCAGGAACTAATCCTAAGGTTACTATGCATCAAACTTCTATAGATATGGATCAGGTGGATAAAGCAGACAATTTACCTTGGAGATCAGAAACCGAGGTAGATGTTCGATCTTTGACGTTAGTATTAATACAGTCGGAAAGAGAAATTGCGAAAGCTAATGTATCCAATGCTAATATGCATGTTTTGAAGGTGAATGGAAAAACAAAGGTATCAGGATCCTTGGGATCCATGTCTTTATTAGATTTGACGCCACATGGGAGATATTACAGAGAGAGGTTTTTGTCATCTGGAAGAAAGGCTTTGAATTTTCAGTACTCTAGTTATATAGACTCTGAAAAGCGACCTTATGACGCTCAATTAAAATTAGAAATGTCTGCAGTTCATTATGTGCATACTCAAAGATTTGTAGCAGAATTGCAGGCATTTTTTAGCCACTTTTCACAATTGTGGACTATCATGGCGAATTTAAGAGCTGGTGTTGGAGCTATAATAAATACCAATAAACGAAGTATGAGATTATCATTAGAACTTCATGCAGGTGCACCTGTAATATTATTGCCAGTCAGTTCTAGATCCAATGAACTGATACTGTTAGATCTGGGAGAACTTACTGCTCACAATAAGTTTGCAGTTTCTAAGGAGATAGATAAATGTATGCTAGACATAATGTTTCTTGAACTAGTTAATATGGATGTTTATGCAGCCAAAAGGGTAAAATGTGATGATCAAAGCAAAGACATGGATACTTTGGTTGTTGGAGGCTTCTTTATAGAAAAACTTGGATCATCCTTGCTTACAGAGATGTGCCATTTGAAGCTACGTATTGAAAGAAATTTGGATATGTACATTAGCAGAGAAATTCCAGATTTAAGCATACATGGAACTTTATCAACAATGGATTGTGCATTAGACCCTGCTCAATACATGTTAATTCGAGGATTGCTTTCTTATAATATTGGTGAAAATTTAGATGACTTGCGGCAATTTATGCAAGACCTGGATCAAACGGTTGAATATTCAATTGTTAGCGTAGATAATCGAGGAAAAATCTGGAAAAAGTCATGCATTACTCTTGAGTTAGTGAACGTGACTGTCAAATTACATCCAAATCATAATATTGCTGCTTTAGCTTGTATCAATTTTATAAAATCTAGATTAACTTTAGATTCATTAAGCGATGGATCGCAGGATATAGATTTGGTGTCTCAAGAGATATTGATCACTGATATGCGATTCCAAGATGAGCCTACTAATAGACAGTCCAACGTTTTCACAAGTATTTTGCAACCTTCAAAGAATTCCAACAACGAGAATCGTGTACAAGCTGAAGTACATCATAGGAAACGCAAAGCCAATGCAGCAACAACTATTCTTATACATAGTATGCGCTTAACTGCCATATTAGATTGGTGGGAAGCTGTAAGGGATTTCTTGATACTAAATTCGCCAGAACCAGAACCTATTTTTGGAATAGCGCAAACAACCACAGGAAGTACtcatgaaaatgaaaataatagtGCTATGATACCCTTTGAATTGAAAATCAATATCACAGATTCAGAGTTGGTTATTGTGGAAGATACCTCAGTTCGTGATACCAATGCTGTTATTTTGAAAAGTACCACTGTTCTTTCATATAGATCTAATCCTCAAGAAGGAGAAAAACCTCTCTCTTGCAATTTATCGCATTGTGAAGTATTTTCTTGCATCTTAGGGTTAGAAGAGGAAACTGCATTGTCTATAATTGATCCTGTGGGAGCTAGTTTAGATTTGACGCAGGATAAATGTCTTGAGATACACTTGCAGCCATTGTGTGTGAGATTGAGTTACCACGATGTAACAATGTTTTCCAGAATGCTCAGTTCTCTTCCCAAACAAACTCTAGTAGCAAAACAACGTTCAAATGAAATACTAACTCCTACAGAAAAACAAATACAGAAATTAACGGCTCTAGGATTTATAGATGCTGATTGTAGGGCAGCGTTGGATCTCTGTAATGGTCAATTAGATGAAGCAGCTTTATGGTTGACACAAAATGCAGTGCCTAATTCTGATATTAATATAAGAAACGAATCAGTTTTTCATTCTATAGAATTGCAAACATCTTGTGCAAGGATATGCATTATAGATGATTGTAGAGATGCTGATGTGCCACTGTTGGAAACTTCATTGTTAGATTTTAATTGGAGGCAGGATTATGGAGGACCTGGTCTTATATCTACCACTTTCACTATTGATTACTATAACAGAGTTCTTAGTGGTTGGGAACCATTTATTGAATCTTGGCGTACTACTATTCAATGGGAACAAACATTAACTAATTCTCTCAATCCAAAGAGATTGCAAATGTCTatagattctcaggattctgtaaATGTCAATATAACTTCTACATTAATAGAGCTAATAGAATTAGTTAAGAATAACTGGATGCAAGACTTCTATTCAATATCTACTAAAGATGTTAATGTATCTAAACCACCAGGCAATGGACAGGCATATCGACGTCGATTGCCTTTTATCCCATTCGCGCTGAAAAATGAGACAGGTTGTAAATTATGGTTCAAAACTATCATTGCTACAGCAAATGACACTAAAGATATGGAACAATATTTCAagacaaaaaatatttttcaaaaagaCGATACATGGATTGAAGTTACTCCAGGAGATACTGTTCCATTCACTTTTGAAGGGAGAGGAAAGTTAAGACACCATGCTACACATACAGTTCGAAGGCATCAAATTACAGTACTTGTAGATGGATGGAGACCCGTAGATCCAGTCACAGTGGACCGTGTTGGCATATATTTTCGGCATGCAAATGGAAATATTAGTAATCCAGCggtaaattaatattatatatatacacatggtGTTCTAGGAGAAAACCAAATAAATTTACCTGCATGTTTAGTGGCTCCTTCTGAATCAAAAAGATTATGCAGTACACTACAGATCTTGGTTCACACTCGTTTTTTAAGTAAATGTTCAATATGTACGTCAAGTGTCGCACAAGGTATTAGTTATTTATGATGCTCACTTTATTTCTCGACATTATTATTCGACGTTCATAGAAACGCtgaataaatttatatttacacAGGATGGTCGTCATTTTGAATATCTTTCTTTAAAGCATACAAGTAAACAAGGTCAACGTGAAAAGTAAGTGgttactttttttttctttttctttttttttttataaattaaaccAGAAACGCATAAACCAAGTCTGATAGTGTATATGATCTTTTTAGTTCAGAATGACCTACCAAACATGTTAGTAAAGTTATTCAATTTTCTCCTAGAGCATCCTGTATGTATATTAAATAACATAACTTATTTTGGTAATTGTATGGTTGACTTCAGTTTCAGATATTAACATCCAAGGCTAGAATAGTATTTGCAGT contains:
- the Vps13d gene encoding vacuolar protein sorting 13D, producing the protein MLEGLVAWVLNNYLGKYVENLNTDQLSIALSGEVELENLPLKKEALRHIGLPVEIKAGFIGKVRLQIPVRQIRTASWVIVIEQLYLVAGPISLDEFDQEAEEQANVEYKLSRLDALEARWRADTDRDPGYYASSYSSWVNYGTSLVTNIIENLQLNIKDVHIRYEDGVTLSNGSGIALGVTIGALTAQSCDASWIPGSTSWNLTDASFKLMELDRFSIYWNDLKPDEFVGFHNLGDLAIAMSEPKNIIKMYILLPVSARAHIKRDRSVRPLRSTNKPRIVVDLLLDDVPLCLTDVQYEQIVKCIKGLKDIDRRKRQRRCRPTVSVSAAPKEWWKYAVRCHLGREALKPKPCWEDLLQKGKECILYVESYTKLLGTPTSILPPDMKQLKEKVEQERSFDELRVLREIAMYKVRPLRPVQNSNVEVPQPRGMLEQWFPQWWGWYSKTSNTNTQGTSSTFDGELLDVLADTIDDDTLLRRDTVFGQFNFTLSKGTFSLCTMKDNTEITKTVIELQFERVNLSYDSRPRSGSHKFSISLGALYLHDYLTENSTFPILVQPQVVNTTTSRIRSSTEKLTNQLPQHLFEMIYEKRPLHLTADHSLHVNSRSLDIVYNPAVIYWLIDFMCKPHRSSSNQRLQAMKRRTRRQLIKNWEQILEGDFVYRSSWDLQFNISAPQILLVENFTDPNAAVVVVDFGKLHLSNNIQSNEVIMKPGSEINSDDEEDERFETPCSTPPGSQENGSVQDFQAISEAALHQKLYDHYSIDLIDLQILVGKVKDNWKHVRTRGMSSLHVLERFNISLQIERRVFTTSDPNFPSVTVSGNLPRLVVHVNEQKVEAIRLMYSLLSNFSRTTGMSQTDIVNVEPESPKKEENADKCLSHAIMVQFIVDQMTFELQSRGRSVAELQVSGVRAAFTKRTADVSISLSVHGLLLVDALQEFGPDFELLVASHKHVGMDSISGSLRDSEPTSPVSPVSPGSPDSTVPRRLTSPVALTNALSNLATKGKSLQSPRNNSFIELDKMDSEALIVVELTLVYDTLENLRVANIQFNNLDIIANQETIVELMGFFRRIFPFRKMRPGIIERQESFSSLTTESKVSTRTEITFDFHRLNVLLLRAVMHDNHLIGHKIATATMCDARIQATLSINTSISGSLGGLQILDQTATGKTHQRVVSVGRDPIVDPPQHRLEHFTNLSNQLEALRFSANRCTKSSTQQQDGIETLVDLTIRIGSVWYTHAPHLLSELRSCADEFKQYLSNLARQISAAATDMAIGLVNAEDWTIPPHKRLPSLSIDVENAGSLYLTLDIVLDSPVLVIPRSSQSRQVFVAHLGTMSLQHEPHLSSRTKYKLTLEVRDMNLYSLEISSNLTQVHNNLPLRAEEMYSCKESGKPILHDTVLKITVEIENTLVQSPSFCLDNEFSSNPIVQVHGVVMTPLKVSLSRGQYEQLLDTINRLFSMPMSVPVVQKSQVINKVHEKFDLSIKVLFELPTLSVELRQGPMEQPLVELSMRDFVAKYEKLQKNESTIQVSLRSLLMEDLLCPVGSRHRCMMQSSPPTRAKLLASVSKSCPDLAFIRQFRSEFGRGSLPDRLETDTLYGTIPAHWRRKPVSLADTPNTPPPSPGASTSEENLVLMSITITEPDPDQSTKEQFHRKSITVDFNCLDLVISVESWIVVFDFFGFAGPSGTNPKVTMHQTSIDMDQVDKADNLPWRSETEVDVRSLTLVLIQSEREIAKANVSNANMHVLKVNGKTKVSGSLGSMSLLDLTPHGRYYRERFLSSGRKALNFQYSSYIDSEKRPYDAQLKLEMSAVHYVHTQRFVAELQAFFSHFSQLWTIMANLRAGVGAIINTNKRSMRLSLELHAGAPVILLPVSSRSNELILLDLGELTAHNKFAVSKEIDKCMLDIMFLELVNMDVYAAKRVKCDDQSKDMDTLVVGGFFIEKLGSSLLTEMCHLKLRIERNLDMYISREIPDLSIHGTLSTMDCALDPAQYMLIRGLLSYNIGENLDDLRQFMQDLDQTVEYSIVSVDNRGKIWKKSCITLELVNVTVKLHPNHNIAALACINFIKSRLTLDSLSDGSQDIDLVSQEILITDMRFQDEPTNRQSNVFTSILQPSKNSNNENRVQAEVHHRKRKANAATTILIHSMRLTAILDWWEAVRDFLILNSPEPEPIFGIAQTTTGSTHENENNSAMIPFELKINITDSELVIVEDTSVRDTNAVILKSTTVLSYRSNPQEGEKPLSCNLSHCEVFSCILGLEEETALSIIDPVGASLDLTQDKCLEIHLQPLCVRLSYHDVTMFSRMLSSLPKQTLVAKQRSNEILTPTEKQIQKLTALGFIDADCRAALDLCNGQLDEAALWLTQNAVPNSDINIRNESVFHSIELQTSCARICIIDDCRDADVPLLETSLLDFNWRQDYGGPGLISTTFTIDYYNRVLSGWEPFIESWRTTIQWEQTLTNSLNPKRLQMSIDSQDSVNVNITSTLIELIELVKNNWMQDFYSISTKDVNVSKPPGNGQAYRRRLPFIPFALKNETGCKLWFKTIIATANDTKDMEQYFKTKNIFQKDDTWIEVTPGDTVPFTFEGRGKLRHHATHTVRRHQITVLVDGWRPVDPVTVDRVGIYFRHANGNISNPAFQILTSKARIVFAVELEGSARKLVTIRSALQIFNKLKYPVEIKMEKSLKQFEYSPLPLSNNDRILQVPAQSTISVPLTHTGVQMCLKPINLNNLFQFCTETIDWTIVKKPLEVIENRIACRVNHNNIFRMCVAIMRDNYPPDIGHMLPAHTITIMAPITLTNLLPHELLFEVGTESGRIQPGSSADLHTVNIEEQLEITIQLDGYPGVGMMILLPNISSFTARLRLTDSAERILFLHAVVNIEKGSAIQINITAPYWIINKTGLPLVFRQEGVGTEAAGQFEEHEKARMVAPLLFSFSDEEASRTLSLRVGTAVHPQGIPQWSQHFHLQPGIQVRRLRVSLRDGRPDIVYLISVATRIARGKYRATTVVTLSPRYQLHNKSSFTLELAQKCFTTTVSHPDAQATYIRTMPECHMPFHWPRLDKDLLLCVRNLNVKDCMWSGGIRLDDNYSLTINIRDATGKMHFLRVDVVLQESTFFIVFTDADTMPPPIRVDNFSEVALTVNQVTVHDNLQWTVRPHSSVPYALDEPTQSTGLVLTAPGGVTATYDLNILGEGRGLTYENFIYIAFTGTFKTDCDLGTGEGGLDPLDVETQRLVLEAGPGGWVALRRKQYGARSQLWRMTGDGQLQHEGSSPPRDKHSKTPETVLVLDIAGTAPQPFTYCSLALRKPDPRRRSTQTWRFTDDGRLCCVHKNMCVQSKDGFMGLYEGGKVARWQMWSEAVLGPQTHTNPPPIEQRVGRQKLRPGSGFLSVRVTTDGPTRVLQVLDVKERKKTFALLEERDWSHIAVSHRPTQINTDAENFNSQELELKINLTAGLGLSIVSRRPAEELLFARLAGISLELVQTPTNTTLDLSMEDIQIDNQLFEAQCTSVLYVSRSTRVESEHRPAIHIVAEKLKSKNQNAEIYKHVIMSIKPLCIHFEEKLILKLAAFVGAGRSGLEVPVDENDFKAQRLISEVSAAHAKRYYFGALKIVPSQIKLSVLTTTKLPRHLQAIKRQLGLTLIKFEDATIELEPFIKKHPFESTQFLVHSIIKHYKDDLKWQAAVILGSVDFLGNPLGFVNDVTEGVSGLIYEGSVKTLVKNVTHGISNSAAKVTESLSDGLGRVILDERHEEVRQRIRANTAGSSDHLVAGLKGFVFGLLGGATSIFKQTYDGVTNEGFPGFFAGFGKGVVGTITKPVVGVLDLATETASAVRETSRSAHRTIPKRDRAPRVASGAAGLLPPYNHQQAEGQEFLYIINDHNYSEIFVAYECLRSGTENLRVLVSNERVRVISGGTKGVVTEVSLADLLYCQPMQKVEGNGTTLYYIELISRSDSAVTVNIDGPELLRRPKVRCDNEEVAKRVSQQINYAKGMHEERSLTLSSSDNMLDDIQYYK